The DNA region TCGTACGTATGAAGGGTATGATTCCTGATGACGTTGATGCTGATGCTGATGCTGATGCTGATGCTGATGCTGTTCCGAGGAAGGGGAAGGTTGTCACGACAAAACCACCACCTATCCTTCCGGACGAGCTCATAGAGGAAATCCTGCTGAGGATACCGGCGAGGTCTCTCGTTCGATTAAGGAACAGCGTCTGCAGTTCATGGAGAACCCTAATTTCCAGTTCTCAATTTGCCAAGGACCACCTTCGACGTTCAATGGCGGTGGATCCAGCCTTGACCCACCCGCGTATTGCCTGTTATGGCCAAACCTACTTATACCCCACAATCGGAGTGTTTTCCGTACGATCTGTGATGGGGAACCCTCCCCGTGAACCCACTAAAGTAGTTCCCTATGACTATGAGGGAAGCTTCCGCCTCATCATTGGCTCTTGCAATGGATTGATGTGCTTGCACGATGAAGAGGGCCAGGCCATGCTGTGGAACCCCTGCACTGGATTCACTTCTCAGCCGCTTGAAATTGGATGTCTCCTCTCCATTTGCGGATTCGGTTATGATCATGTGAATGACAAGTATAAGCTTTTCGCAGTTGTGAAAAAGAAATCAGGCGAATCCGTCTCCAGAATGTTTACATTCGGCCCAAATTCTACCTGGAGAACAATCCAGGATTTCCCCCATAAACTTGGTGACCGCAATTACAGAGGTTCTATGGTGGATCTTGTAGGGCTTTTTGTAAGTGGCACTGGCACTCTTAATTGGCTTTTTCACCGCTATCTTAGTTTTGTGTGGGTTCTTTCCCTTGACTTGGTCAAAGAGACTTATAGTCAGTTTTCCCTTCCCAGCAGGGATTCAGATGATGATCACCGGGTGGCTCCCCAATTGGGTATCTTGAGGGATTCTCTTGCGGTTTGTTATGAGACTAAGAAAACTCATTGGACTGTTTGGTTGATGAAGGACTATGGAGTTCCTCAGTCTTGGACTAAATTGGCCATAATCCCCCACCACCCGCGACTCGATCGTCGTCCTTCAAGCCTACGGCCTATATACATGTTGAAAAATGTTCTTCTTGTGTTTACTCCGTGTGGCGAGTTTGTTTTATGTAACTTAAATGATGGCAGCATAGATTTTCCTAATATTGACAGCTCCAGTGATTACATGCCCAGACCTCGTCCTTTAACTCAGTACTCATATGAAAGGATCTTTCAACTCTATCATGAAAGCTTAGTTTCACCGTCGCACTTTGGTCTTCCAAGTTGCTCATCTGAGATGCGGCTAATGAAGCCAAGCCTATAATCTCTTAAAGATGGTTTCCTACACTATCTCTTGAATCCATAACTTCATTATGAttaactagcggctcaacagccgcttttctattttttttttctaattaaaatttattttttgctaatatattatttattttttaaatttattagataaatatttttttattattttaatattgacatgaccttatttatataatattttgttaaaattaaaattattataaaaaaaatttaaaatattaaaatataaaaacacaccataaagaggtatatatatatatatatatatatatatatatatatatatatatatatatttcaaaaaataatgataataatattatcctaattcaaaaaaattatatataaatcaaaatacatattagttatttacaaaagataatttttacttaaatgtCACATATATTTATGTttgtattcatattttttaagtgGTAGgtcaaaatataaatatgaagaggtctttatttttttataagtaatgaaaaaaaaaagaagaaatgagaatgtttatttttttttatttttaaatatcaaactataagaataattaataaacaaaataggagaATATAAAAATTGTGTACTTGAAAAAATCTTCGTAATTCATCGTACATATCCTTATTAATAACTTTTTGAGTCTTGAACAACTATCAGATTTAttgactacaaaaataactatataaatacttcaagattattcaattaaattgattCCTTAATATAGTACGGacaaattcaattaattcaattaattatagatttgataaaataatttaaaaattaaaaaatatattaaaaaataaatataaaaattttataagttatttaacttttaggacgttcaaaaattataaatttaaattaaataagatattaaaaaatttattatgttgttattatgtgtaataaaattaagataaatatttataaagtaattatttatatatattataaagtttatttatttatttttttaacagtatttaatttgaaacaaatataaaaatttatatttaaagtattttttatttttattcataattctaataaataaaaaatattttattttttaattttatattcataattctaatagataaaaaatattttattttttaaattttatattcaatttattaaattatctttaattttaagatttttttttgaattattaatgtaTACTTTTATTATATCTTCTTATTATACCACACActattattttctcttactattaTTTCTATCGCATACTATTATTGCCTTATTCTCCtttctcattttcttcttctcctcacaCCTTCTCTTTACCCAATcgtaattaattatcaccaagtaCTATTATCGCAACTTTCAATCTTGTTTATCACTTTGATCTATAATCATTTATTATGTTAACTTTTATGAGTCGTTGAAATGTTGTTAAAAGAATTGGTTTTTATGTCTTCTGAATATTTAAATGtataaaaacaataattttttctTGATGTGAATTTTAAGTTGtcttattattctattaaaaaaatgtaCCAGCCACAtaaaacattcaaaatttttgctcaaattatcaaaatttgatgtcaataatccttaaaaataatattaaaatatattattttaactaatataataaaaatagtacaTTATTGTAAGATtgtaactaataattataaaattaagttgCAATTTAATATAGGCCCTTAGAATAAAAGGCTGTCATTATTTCTTACATTTGACTACTATTATATAAGTTGTACATTTGTTTATTGTGTAAATTAATTAAactgtaatttattattttattttgcatgttTTGAAATAATGCGATCCTACTATAAAGATGATATTAATTTTCATAATCTAATACGAACCTTCTTActattttgtttgtcacttaaataCTATCCATAAAAATAGTTAGTTAAAGTGAAACACTGTATAAAgagagtaaaaaaaattttttttgaattaaaagttCTAATATATTTCTTAATCATCACTTGATATAACTCATATTTAATAGGTtaaaaaattctctctctctcttatattcTTAACTTCttctataataaattttttacattatCTAATACATAAAATGTCACATCCTTACGTTTatcttaaaagttaaaagttaaaagtaaattatattagtattttttaataaaattaaaataaaaagataaaaagctaCGGAAAAGAATAATATTAAGTTTGAGTTATGCTATGTGTACACCAAAGTccgccaccagtataaaatacatgctagaatacaaatacacattgaaaataaattaaactacacatctATTTATTATACGCAAATACAttggtggttgattttggtgtacaaatagtatttttgattaaattttatgttcttttgtaccagaatattataatttattagattattatattatctttgtactacaaaacaaaaaataaaattctatatcTTCTTGCTGTtacttattttactttatttttattataatttattatattattatattatttttgtactaTACAACAAAAAGTGAAATTTTATATCTTCTTGTTGTTACTTATTTTACTTTATATTGGCTATCTAAATTAGCTTGTATAATATTGTAAAGGTTAAAactgttaaaaaatatataacaaaatttaGATATTTGTTGTGTTATCaggttatttaaaaaaactaattcaTAGGTATTATTATCCTACCATATCTTTAATGTTATATGTCAatctaatatttaataaaaaaataatattaaccgACATAAAactgattaaaatttaaaaaaaataattagcaaAATATCTATGAGAATTTTTCCACTTTACTATTGatagatacatatatatatattttttttgcatcTTTTATACGCTAATCAAATAATCATACTATATGccaaacaaataatatttaattaattaatttttttgaaaaataaattatttattttaattgaattaaaaacaaattttcatGTACTTAAATGTCAGAATTCTACATCGTTAATAGTTTAAGAAATAAACATATCAATATTTTAACAAATTATTGGTAGTTGCAATTTTTTTTTGCGTATCA from Arachis hypogaea cultivar Tifrunner chromosome 10, arahy.Tifrunner.gnm2.J5K5, whole genome shotgun sequence includes:
- the LOC112718019 gene encoding F-box/kelch-repeat protein At3g23880-like yields the protein MKGMIPDDVDADADADADADAVPRKGKVVTTKPPPILPDELIEEILLRIPARSLVRLRNSVCSSWRTLISSSQFAKDHLRRSMAVDPALTHPRIACYGQTYLYPTIGVFSVRSVMGNPPREPTKVVPYDYEGSFRLIIGSCNGLMCLHDEEGQAMLWNPCTGFTSQPLEIGCLLSICGFGYDHVNDKYKLFAVVKKKSGESVSRMFTFGPNSTWRTIQDFPHKLGDRNYRGSMVDLVGLFVSGTGTLNWLFHRYLSFVWVLSLDLVKETYSQFSLPSRDSDDDHRVAPQLGILRDSLAVCYETKKTHWTVWLMKDYGVPQSWTKLAIIPHHPRLDRRPSSLRPIYMLKNVLLVFTPCGEFVLCNLNDGSIDFPNIDSSSDYMPRPRPLTQYSYERIFQLYHESLVSPSHFGLPSCSSEMRLMKPSL